A window of Glycine soja cultivar W05 chromosome 13, ASM419377v2, whole genome shotgun sequence genomic DNA:
aatgcataaaaaatatccaataaaattatgattttattatgttatttgaaagtgaaaaataattacACAAGAGAAATGTGATTCCATTGTACACTTGTACAACATAATCATGTTTCATttgtactttaatttttttttcaccccATATAAGCAATGAAATCAGGATTCTGGTTATGTTTTCTATCAAAAGAACATTTTTGAGATACTAATAAAAGACACCACGTGAGTAGTGTCAATAGCAAAAGTAACACTGTCAATAACAACTCCCCCGTATTGTGTACGTTCACGTGCTTTACTGCCCCTATCCTTCCAAATCCCTAGCCGAAGTCTACCTCCATTCCTCACCACTCCAAAGACCAACTTCtgcaattttgatataatttattcatttttgggCTAAGTAAGTTTTTAGCTCCTAAATTTTTGTTTGACCGGTTAaggttattttactttttttaaaaaatatttttaattcttaaacttTGTTTGACGGGTTAATGTGGTTCAACTTTTTTCCATTAAGTATTTTAGTCTTTAagcttttgaaaattttaattcttaaaattttattaaataaacaaagataatggattcaaacttttgtttagggactaaaaattgaaaatcctaaaattttagaaatgttAATCAGTCTAACAAAAGTTTATGAATTATCAACGttaatgaaaaaagttaaaaaacatTGACtagtcaaataaaaatttaagaattaaaaatcaaatttaaaaaatgtttaagaactaaaaacttagttaactcttcatgaatttttttacataaaggCCCATATCCTACCCACCTTGCATGCCAAAAATTCACGTCCTTCCCATGTCCCACCACTCTCAAAGTGTTATTTCTCAAACTCATTGTTTTCATTCTTTTGGTTGTAACCAAGCGGACAAAATAAGGCATAGAAAGTTGCTTCGCGTTAAACAATTGTGATGAAAAAACAATTGCTTCACGTtaacttctataaaaaaataattttaatcatgCTGTAAATTGAAATTAACAACTCCTATAGTTAGGGATGAAAGTAGTAATGCtgatattataatatttggatgagaGGGAGGTAAGGGGTGGGATTATTTTAggaaatttaataacaaaaataaaaagggaggTATGTTTAATAATTCGcctaaaaatatatcaaaggCCCATAATGTATCTTCGGATAGTTTTCCTCTCTGGTCTTGGGCTTTGgccatttttcttttatgatgtattaataaaaaaaaatacatagatGGAATTTATAGAGCGTATTGTTCAAgcttaaaaatgatttatcttAAATATTATGATAATGGAGGTATAAGATTGGTCTAGTAGTGAAAAGAGAAGGGAACGATGCAGAGGTTGTGTGTTCAAATCTTctgttaatgaaaaaaaaaaaactaacaacctTTTGGGGTGATTgtgagttttttgtttttgagtttcaaatgcaaattttaaaataaaatgtgtttgaCAAAAATGgaattacaattatttttaaattattttcaaaataattttacactcattttcaaacctaaaaaaaaagttttgtaaatttatttttagttttaaaaaaacacacattTTTCACTCTAACAATAATACTTTTTGTTGTCATCACTACTACCTCTATCATCACCATCGCCACAAACATTATCATTGTCACCACTACAACCATCAACATCATTATCATCCCTACCAACATTACCATCACCATCGGCATTActatcaccaccaccactatTAGTGTCACCGCCACCGCAACCACCACCAATGTCATCGCAACCACCACTTCGTGCCACCACCGACATCACCATCACCATTAACATGCTATCACTACCACAACCATCAATGTCACTGTTATCgttattgtcatcatcatcGCTACCAACAATACCACTTTAATCAGTGTCACAACAACTACTACCACCACTAATACTATCTTCgttatcaccaccaccaccaccaacattAATACCACCTCTATCACCCCACCACTACCACTAATACCACTTTTGCCACCACCTCTAATGTTATTATTGTCATTGTCACTATCATCGTGACCACCACTGATATCTTTATCTTTGTCACTATTGCTAACGTTACCACCATCATcattattgtcatcatcacACAAAAACATTCTTAAATTAACTTTAATATGATATGAAACTTTCAAAatgagtttatttaaaattaattatattttaaaaactagtttaatttaaaaaaaaaactaaaactggttgctattttttaaaatttcaaaactaaaaactaataatCACCCCAAATGGGccataatattttcaaagatttttttttatcaatagtaTCATTAAAAAGTAATGTTATACTTTATTAAATATTcttctaatattttataaataaaacattaaataaaaataaatatattcaatggcttaaaaatatttaaaaattcaatatttactatataaaacaaataagatattaatattttataaacaaagtattaaataaaaattaatatctttaatgtcttaaaaatattaaataaatcaatatttaccatataaaagaaataagagatTAGTAAATGTCATAATAGGATTTAAAATCATTcttatataaaatgtttttttattgatctaattgttaaattttaattatatattatttagattaCTTGTaccaaatttaatgaaaaaatttaataatataaggaTAATTAAAGGGTTCTTATTTTCATAGATTTCaaaagtatatattatattaattttaatgtatacaaatgaaatattaaatcattttaGATTAACTTgaacttttataaattttacatataaaaatattttttaaaatttaatgataaattaagataaagttatccaataaaaaatgactaaaCGGTGCATGAATTGATGTAATATGtatcaatataaatatttttttattagttatgaTATTGATAAGAAGTAATTATTACCggtaatgattaatttttgtcaaaGAAAAGTCACTATCATGAGATTAAgagatataaattattatcactTGTTAAGAGATACAAATTCTTATCTCTTATATTTCActcaattgaaataaaaatttaagtaatAAGGTGGTACACAATACACTCTTAAATAGTATACTTTTCAAAGTAATTTAAGGTCTCTAtagataaatttcaaaataaatacttagaagagaaaaaaaagtttttcataagctagaatttttctttattagtttCTTCAAAACTTGTTTGTAACTTATATATAAGCTCctctaaaaaaacttatatataagcTAATtgtagtttataaaaaaatatttaattttttataagtatttataaaaaaaattatccaatcaAACTCTTACATTTACTTTACTCTGCATAGACACGTAAATCTATTCAAATAACTTGAATCCCACCAAGAAAttacttaaaaacaaaaataatttaaacattaaaactatacaataatataatttcatagaattataatttatgaaatatatctCTAAAATATAAGCAAcaaataatcctaaattgaatcttgattttTGCATATGAAATAATCCGGATCTTAGGTTTTTTCTGGTAAATACatattttctctcctattttttcccatttgtagtttaattttcaatatatactACTTCAATCTCCCCCATAGAAAAGAAGGGACTGACTTCTTTCTTGACAAGGATCCTGGATAAATCGCGCATGCTCCAAGGACTTCACGGAATTAGGAGGCACACAGGTAGCAAGAGAAATGGGGTAAGCAGGACCTcaaaaaaacaagttttgatTTCCTGAAAGATCCCCACGCTGCGGGATGAACCTCGCCATAAGAAAAGACTTTCTGtctcctttttgttttcttttaatttaaaatattatattatataaatttttaattagttttaaaattacttatttattaaattaaattttataattttgtttttttaaagaaaaaatatacagataaagaaaaataaaaaaattagataaaattagagtacaattttttagttacgTTGTATGTACctttgtagttaaatttatatgctattgatattttttttatgtccgttgattaaaaaaataagaaaattagttagtagtattaaaataaactaaagaacacagtaaaaaaagtaattgatacatttatcttatacaatagacataaaattaaatttcaaagagTAACAACtgctatattgaaaatatctttaaataaaaatatattgaaaatatctttaaaaatatttatttagctttaaaaacatttttggtttaagtgataagaattgatatttttattatttatgacttgcagatctgaaaagaaaagattaaaatatccaAAAGATATTGATAACCGTTaaatatgaactattttttataataaaaatatctttaaagatatttagggtgtgtttggtttgcattttcattttctgttttcatttccttttttcattttctgaaaaccgttttcattttcaaaagatttgaattctgaaaacatgtttggtttgatttcttgttttctgttttcatgaaataaaaatactgaaaatttatgatatattgacttattgtctttttgtatttttagatttgcttaaaactaCATTAATTGTCACCACAATTTCATTTTAACCGGAATGAGGTTTCTAAACGAAAATTTATTGTGTTCATTTTCTAGTTGTTTCCtgatttcattttcactgaaaatgttttcagaaatcaatccaaacacattttcattaccgttttttgttttcagtgaaaatgaaaacagaaaacaaccaaatcaAACACCCCCTTAATTAGCCATTACTTTTTGTTGCAACTTCGAATCAATGTGACAAAAATATGAACGAGATTGGTGGGTCCTCATCCAAGGAGAAAGAGGACGACAAAGGGTCATCCCGTTTCAACTCACATTCGTAGTGCGATGGGCGAACAAGAAAATGACtggaaaagtagaaaaaaatgtggAATATTGTCCTAATATATctctatctttaaattttttcttagcCAAGTAtaattgtttaagtattttattgataatacaatataatgttcttctataaataagttaataaacaaaaaatctttttatttttaattaaatctaatgacataaacaaattaattatatttaataatataattatattaaaaataatgaaaattcagattttaaataaaaatattcacctaaaaatatgttaagtaaattaaataataaaacaaaaataattatatttaataatattattttctttaaaaaaattagaaaacaaaattataaaatttaatttaataaataagtaattttataactaattaaaaattatataataaaatatttatattttataatattttaaattaaaaaaaacgaaaaggagagaaaaaattccgtgtatattgaaaattaaactgtGAAGTAAtgtagaatgaaaaaaaatttaccaaaaaaaaactgAGACATGCAGAAAGTTTTCACAATCTTTCAATGAGAATCATGTTTTCGGATATTCCTCAATCAATAATTGAAGATTAGttctttttaaaattcagagatcatcaaaatcaaaatggtTTTTGTCTCTTCCATAAAATATTCTTCATACACATAACCAGACATCATAATATCATACTCCTAACAATTACCAATCAATCAACTGTACATAATGGAACCTAAGTTGCATAAGgggtttaattgaaatttttgaaagaatctaacttgagtgattcaaagaGAGATCATCAACAATGAAAAGTTAAAGGAATATATCTAAGTTCAACATGCATGATGAAGAGAAGGGGAAGGGATATTCATATTATACTACAGGGAATGAAGGAAGGAATGGAATTATTTGGTGTGTCGCGGCTTCACCACGAAACATGCAGGACACCTAATCAAACCGTTGGAATTGCAAGACGAACAGCTCCTGAATCCGCCACTCTTCTCTCCGAACACTTTGTGGCTTCCATCGCACTCGTCGCAAACCACGAATCTCAGCCCTCCGCACAAATCACACATGTTCCTCTGTGACTTCGGCAACCGTCTGATCAACTCGTGCAACTCGCCGTTCTCGTAGAGCTTCCTCACCTCGTCGGCACCGCCGATGTACACGCCGGCGACGAAGACGCTCGGCAGCGGCACGCTGCGGCGGACGAGGATCCGCTGCAGTTCCTCGCGGAAGCGCTCGTCGACGCTGACGTCGCGCTCGTCGATCGCGACGGCGAAGCCGCGGAGGATAGATCGGACGGCGCGGCAGTCGTCGAAGGTGCGGCGGACGACGCGGAGGCTAGTGTAGTAGACGACGACGGCGGTACGGTCGGAGTCCGGAGGCGGTTGGACGGCGGAGGAGGCGGCGCGGGGGCTGCTAAAGGAGCGGATGAGGGAGGGAGAGACGATTAGGCGGCGGAATAGAGAGGGAGGTTCAGGTTCGGATTCGAGTATGGATTGGATGTCTTTGAAGGAAGAGCAGGAGATGGTGCAGGATTGGGATCGGTTTGAACGCGAAGCTGTGGTTCGGATACGCCATGGTAGCCACATTGAAACAAGCAGGTTTTGTTCTCTGTGTGTAATTTGTGGTGTGGTTTTATGAATGAGTGTTACTGTTTAGTGTGTAGAGTGATGAgtgatgaaagaaaaagaaaagataaaaagcaGTGTGTGGGGTGGGGTTGGATTCGTGTATGTATTTGTATGTACGGATAATAGGTCAATTAAGGCAAGGGTCATCCTCATTAATGATTAGCATGTTTCTTTTTCTCAACcttgttgtgtatttttttgtttctttttctctcactcatgttttattaatattaagttGAAAAATGCTAATGAGTGTCTTTTGAATATTCAacttaaaagtataaatattttattgaataatagaaaaattatattatttattatttttttatatattttcttatagtttatataataaatatttttctcttctaatttcttaatatatatgaaggatacatattaattaaatactaataattttaattttatattcttaaataCTTTTTCTCAACCTTGTACAAATTACCAAGCACACTAATCATTAATCAACTACTCAGCCagaattatttcaatttaactatttttttaattatgcattaaatattttagaagaaTAATTTTGTCACCCACAATAAGAATATTTAGCTTGAATGAAAttgtcaaaaacaaaatatacttatgttatatatatatatatatatatatatatatatatatatatatatatatatatatatatatgagaagaaataaaaattacatccgtataattttaataattattatattatttttatatataaaatgtaatttttattgatttaaccATTAAATTATATCTAAATATTATCAAGATTTTATgtgtcaaattttatcaaaattgaataatataacaaaagaagataatcaaatgattcatattttaatatattttgaagtatttatattatgttaattttaatctatGTTAACGAGACAGTGAATAAATTTAGGATAATATGAATTTTTGCATATGTAATTCATATGAAAGaaatttttaatctaataatgagttttaaaaaaataccatcTAATTAAAAGTTacagaataatgtaataataGTCAAAGTTACACAATACATATAATTggtttaaatgaaatttaataaatataagtaaaattataaatcaaataggtataattaataaaatgggatgtaaatttgaaattatataaaaaatgtaatatatatatatatatatataaaaatatcactctttaaaataaaataaattaaaaaatttaactattataaaaatgGTCTTTTATTATACTCATAATAGCATCTCCAATGCATTTAAGgagttacttatttttaatattattacttaatttattttattattgaagaTGATTCACagcttaaaattaaactttgatggtttatataaacaataattatttatagataaaaatatatctttttatcatttaagaGTTCCTTAAATTTAtaccattaaaacaaaatatatataaatttttaatgataatataacaTTATAAGAACCacttaacataaataaaaaactcaaattatttaaatttcagattATAGATGTTCTAGTATACATCATTCTATTACTAAAAATATTGGCATTTAATATGGATAAAGATACAGACATGCACCCAATTTTTTTTCCCCACTCATTGTCCACCCGAAAAACATGGTTTTACACACACACattaaacatatttataaatGTGATTAACTATGTGGGCGTATAATAAGAGATGGATACTCATTTAATATATAACAGttattatagtaaaaaaaaatcattttttaataatataccaaataaaattttcatgaaATCCTTCCacttaataaataaagaaaatattaaacccCTTTAACTttataaatcattaaatattttgactCTTTCATTTAATACTAtgttcataaaatattaaaaattataagaaaagttttagaaaatatagcattactcatatttaataatatatcaaaattataatcattTCTACTATTGTAGGATAATTCCTTCTCGTATAATTACCTTTCTGGCCTAAGCAAAATCTCAGTCGTGGCTAATTTGCACAAAAATCTTTAGTGTTTGACTTAAGGTCTGACTTTATAAATATGGGTACCTAAAATTGTCTTGGAAAGTAGTGAAAGTTTTAACTTTCATcaaataaagttttatttacatattagttttatatttctttaaatattaaataataatttaatttttacataagttagtttaaagatttttacacg
This region includes:
- the LOC114381845 gene encoding uncharacterized protein At5g39865-like, whose protein sequence is MWLPWRIRTTASRSNRSQSCTISCSSFKDIQSILESEPEPPSLFRRLIVSPSLIRSFSSPRAASSAVQPPPDSDRTAVVVYYTSLRVVRRTFDDCRAVRSILRGFAVAIDERDVSVDERFREELQRILVRRSVPLPSVFVAGVYIGGADEVRKLYENGELHELIRRLPKSQRNMCDLCGGLRFVVCDECDGSHKVFGEKSGGFRSCSSCNSNGLIRCPACFVVKPRHTK